In Prochlorococcus marinus XMU1404, the following proteins share a genomic window:
- the obgE gene encoding GTPase ObgE yields MQFIDQANIILKAGKGGNGIVSFRREKFVPAGGPSGGNGGRGGSVILMADNNLQTLLDFKFKREIIAEDGCKGGPNKRSGASGEDRILKVPCGTEIRDIKTGIILGDLTKDKQSLTIAIGGRGGHGNAYYLSNQNRAPESFTEGKDGEIWEVQLELKLLAEVGIIGLPNAGKSTLISVVSSARPKIANYPFTTLIPNLGVVRKIDGNGCLFADIPGLISGAADGVGLGHDFLRHIQRTKILVHLIDAIAENPLHDFEIIEQELKKYGKGLLDKERIIVLNKMELVDDDYLKIITKKLEDLSKKKVLVISSSLKKGLSSLLSEVWKRI; encoded by the coding sequence GTGCAATTTATTGATCAAGCAAACATTATTCTTAAAGCTGGAAAAGGTGGAAATGGAATAGTTTCATTTAGAAGAGAAAAGTTCGTTCCTGCTGGAGGACCTTCGGGGGGAAATGGTGGCAGAGGGGGTTCAGTTATTTTGATGGCTGATAATAATCTTCAAACATTATTAGATTTCAAATTTAAACGTGAAATAATTGCTGAAGATGGATGCAAAGGAGGTCCTAATAAGAGATCAGGTGCTTCAGGTGAGGATAGAATCCTTAAAGTTCCCTGCGGTACAGAAATAAGGGATATTAAAACTGGTATTATTTTAGGAGACTTAACTAAAGATAAACAAAGTTTAACTATTGCCATTGGAGGAAGAGGTGGACATGGTAATGCTTACTATTTAAGTAATCAAAATAGAGCCCCAGAATCATTTACTGAAGGAAAAGATGGTGAGATATGGGAGGTTCAATTAGAACTAAAACTTCTTGCAGAGGTTGGGATTATAGGCCTTCCAAATGCTGGGAAAAGTACTTTGATTTCCGTTGTATCATCTGCCCGTCCAAAAATTGCAAATTATCCTTTCACGACTCTAATACCTAACTTAGGTGTAGTAAGAAAAATTGATGGGAATGGTTGCCTTTTTGCGGATATTCCAGGATTAATATCAGGTGCAGCTGATGGAGTAGGTTTAGGGCATGATTTTTTAAGGCACATCCAAAGAACGAAGATACTTGTTCACTTAATTGATGCAATTGCAGAAAATCCTTTACATGATTTTGAGATTATTGAGCAGGAATTAAAAAAATATGGGAAAGGTCTTTTAGATAAAGAGAGGATAATAGTGTTAAATAAAATGGAGCTGGTAGATGATGATTATTTGAAAATAATTACAAAAAAGTTAGAAGATTTATCAAAAAAGAAAGTTTTAGTTATTTCTTCATCTTTAAAAAAAGGTTTATCCTCACTGCTTTCTGAAGTGTGGAAAAGGATCTAA
- a CDS encoding CP12 domain-containing protein, with translation MKSIDEHIQKDQSEIESAKAEGNLPKVRHLTEELKELEEYKGHHPEDKHDPNALELFCDANPDEPECLVYDD, from the coding sequence ATGAAATCCATTGACGAACACATCCAAAAAGATCAATCGGAAATCGAATCTGCAAAAGCAGAGGGCAATCTTCCAAAGGTCAGACATTTAACTGAAGAGCTAAAAGAACTCGAAGAATATAAGGGTCATCATCCAGAAGATAAACATGACCCTAATGCTTTGGAATTATTTTGTGACGCCAACCCAGACGAACCAGAATGTCTTGTTTATGATGATTAA
- a CDS encoding glutathione S-transferase family protein, whose amino-acid sequence MQNKYLIKASRKFWIWFWTQLMNGFAPSDLHGNYKRPKGITIDSEYDINNASGQIYLLVGNSCPWCQRTLLVHEIKHLSKKVKVIFLKADIEHGEWIFNTKIKGCMRLSDLYKKANKKIIFRATLPVLISFVKDEVNILSNESSQIIRLLNLIKIQSKYQILTIKDCNQKFLDLVNNSINDGVYKCGFARNQSAYEKASQNLFSAINEIENLLQKNKGDWIFGEELTYADIYLFPTLIRWELIYSKLFKCTEQELSSFEKIIEWRLKFFKLSNVNRTCFDNEWKKDYYKALFPLNPNQLIPVLPSLEEIMRLESEKI is encoded by the coding sequence ATGCAAAATAAATACCTTATAAAGGCCTCCAGAAAATTCTGGATTTGGTTTTGGACCCAATTAATGAATGGCTTCGCACCATCGGATTTACATGGTAATTATAAAAGACCTAAAGGTATAACAATTGATAGTGAATACGATATTAATAATGCGAGTGGACAAATTTATTTATTGGTAGGGAATTCTTGTCCATGGTGTCAAAGAACTTTACTCGTCCACGAAATAAAACATCTATCTAAAAAAGTTAAAGTTATTTTTTTAAAAGCAGATATTGAGCATGGCGAATGGATTTTCAATACAAAGATTAAGGGATGTATGAGACTTTCAGACCTTTACAAAAAAGCTAATAAAAAGATTATTTTTAGAGCGACATTACCTGTTTTAATTAGCTTTGTAAAAGATGAAGTAAATATTCTATCTAATGAAAGTTCACAGATTATAAGACTACTCAATTTAATAAAAATTCAATCAAAATATCAGATATTAACTATTAAAGACTGTAATCAAAAATTTTTAGATTTAGTTAATAACAGCATTAATGATGGCGTATATAAATGTGGTTTCGCCAGAAACCAGTCAGCTTATGAAAAAGCAAGTCAAAATCTTTTCTCAGCTATAAATGAAATTGAGAATTTACTACAGAAAAATAAGGGGGACTGGATATTTGGAGAAGAGTTAACCTACGCAGATATTTACCTTTTTCCAACGCTTATAAGATGGGAATTGATATATAGCAAACTTTTCAAATGTACTGAACAAGAACTATCAAGTTTTGAAAAGATTATTGAATGGAGATTAAAATTCTTTAAATTATCTAACGTAAATAGGACATGCTTCGACAATGAATGGAAAAAAGATTACTACAAAGCTTTATTCCCTTTAAACCCAAATCAACTAATCCCAGTTTTACCATCGCTAGAGGAAATAATGAGGTTAGAGTCCGAAAAAATATAA
- a CDS encoding aspartoacylase, whose amino-acid sequence MTVQRILIVSGTHGNEINPVWAVKQFNRKENRLNYGIEYEYIIGNPFAYEKGYRYIDVDLNRSFKESENFDQHKNSSYETNRANFLVDEFGINGSKPCQIAIDLHTTTANMGTSIVLYGRRSKDFCLAALLQNKFGLPIYLHEKDKVQTGFLVEAWPCGLVIEIGAVAQNFYDPNIVNRFSLIISSLREEIDKLKNKLIELPKELVVHVHQGSIDYLRDEKGDIDGLIHPERINQDWKMIKKGDPLFIDSQGIIHKYDRDQLIWPVFIGEAAYKEKKIAMSYTTKEVICSKKQWVQEFESL is encoded by the coding sequence ATGACTGTTCAAAGAATACTTATTGTTTCAGGCACCCATGGGAATGAAATTAATCCTGTGTGGGCGGTTAAGCAATTTAATAGAAAGGAAAATAGGCTAAATTATGGTATTGAGTATGAGTACATCATAGGTAATCCTTTTGCCTATGAAAAAGGGTACAGATATATAGATGTAGATTTAAATAGATCTTTTAAAGAAAGTGAAAATTTTGATCAACATAAGAATAGCTCTTATGAGACTAATAGAGCTAATTTTTTAGTAGATGAATTTGGAATTAACGGATCTAAACCCTGTCAAATTGCAATCGATTTGCATACTACTACTGCAAATATGGGAACAAGTATTGTTTTGTATGGGAGGAGATCCAAAGATTTTTGTTTAGCTGCATTACTGCAGAACAAATTTGGATTGCCTATTTATTTACATGAAAAAGATAAAGTCCAAACAGGCTTTCTTGTAGAAGCTTGGCCATGCGGTTTAGTTATTGAAATAGGGGCTGTCGCACAAAATTTTTATGATCCAAACATCGTGAATAGATTCTCTCTAATAATTAGCTCCCTTAGGGAAGAGATAGATAAATTAAAAAATAAACTTATAGAACTTCCAAAGGAATTGGTTGTTCACGTTCATCAAGGGAGTATAGATTATCTAAGAGATGAAAAAGGAGATATTGATGGCCTAATTCATCCTGAGAGAATAAACCAAGATTGGAAAATGATAAAAAAAGGAGATCCATTATTTATTGATAGCCAGGGAATAATTCACAAATATGACCGAGATCAATTGATTTGGCCTGTTTTTATTGGAGAAGCCGCTTATAAGGAAAAAAAAATTGCGATGAGCTACACAACAAAAGAAGTGATTTGTTCCAAAAAACAATGGGTTCAGGAGTTTGAAAGTCTTTAA
- the psbA gene encoding photosystem II q(b) protein, which produces MTTIQQQRSSLLKGWPQFCEWVTSTNNRIYVGWFGVLMIPCLLTAAACFIVAFIAAPPVDIDGIREPVAGSFLYGNNIISGAVVPSSNAIGLHFYPIWEAATVDEWLYNGGPYQLVIFHFLIGISAYMGRQWELSYRLGMRPWICVAYSAPVSAAFAVFLVYPFGQGSFSDGMPLGISGTFNFMFVFQAEHNILMHPFHMAGVAGMFGGSLFSAMHGSLVTSSLIRETTETESQNYGYKFGQEEETYNIVAAHGYFGRLIFQYASFNNSRSLHFFLAVFPVVCVWLTSMGICTMAFNLNGFNFNQSVVDANGKIVPTWGDVLNRANLGMEVMHERNAHNFPLDLAAAESTTVALSAPAIG; this is translated from the coding sequence ATGACAACTATTCAGCAGCAGCGTTCTTCGCTGTTAAAAGGTTGGCCACAGTTTTGTGAGTGGGTAACATCAACTAACAACAGAATTTATGTTGGTTGGTTCGGCGTCTTAATGATTCCATGCCTTCTTACAGCAGCGGCTTGCTTCATCGTTGCATTCATCGCAGCACCACCAGTAGACATCGACGGAATTAGAGAGCCAGTTGCTGGTTCATTCCTATACGGAAACAACATCATCTCAGGTGCAGTTGTTCCTTCATCTAACGCTATTGGTCTACACTTCTACCCAATTTGGGAAGCAGCTACTGTAGATGAGTGGTTATACAACGGTGGTCCTTACCAGCTTGTAATTTTCCACTTCCTAATTGGTATCTCAGCATACATGGGAAGACAGTGGGAGCTTTCATACCGTTTAGGTATGCGTCCTTGGATCTGTGTTGCATACTCTGCACCAGTTTCAGCAGCTTTCGCAGTATTCCTTGTATACCCATTCGGTCAAGGTTCATTCTCTGACGGAATGCCTCTAGGTATCTCTGGAACATTCAACTTCATGTTTGTTTTCCAAGCAGAGCACAACATTCTTATGCACCCATTCCACATGGCTGGTGTTGCTGGTATGTTCGGAGGATCTTTATTCTCAGCTATGCACGGTTCACTTGTTACTTCATCTCTAATCAGAGAAACAACTGAGACAGAGTCTCAGAACTATGGTTACAAGTTCGGACAAGAAGAAGAAACATACAACATCGTTGCAGCTCATGGCTACTTCGGTCGTTTGATCTTCCAATATGCAAGTTTCAACAACAGCAGAAGTCTTCACTTCTTCCTAGCTGTATTCCCAGTTGTTTGTGTATGGTTAACTTCAATGGGTATCTGCACAATGGCATTTAACCTTAACGGTTTCAACTTCAACCAGTCAGTTGTTGATGCAAACGGTAAGATTGTTCCTACATGGGGTGACGTTCTTAACAGAGCAAACCTAGGTATGGAAGTAATGCACGAGCGTAACGCTCACAACTTCCCACTTGATCTAGCAGCAGCTGAGTCTACAACAGTAGCTCTTTCAGCTCCAGCTATAGGTTAA